The Raphanus sativus cultivar WK10039 chromosome 2, ASM80110v3, whole genome shotgun sequence genome includes a region encoding these proteins:
- the LOC108827623 gene encoding 60S ribosomal protein L35a-1 has translation MVKGRQGERVRLYVRGTILGYKRSKSNQYPNTSLIQIEGVNTTEEVTWYKGKRMAYIYKAKTKKNGSHYRCIWGKVTRPHGNSGVVRAKFTSNLPPKSMGMRVRVFMYPSNI, from the exons ATGGTGAAGGGACGCCAAGGAGAACGTGTCAG ACTCTACGTCAGAGGAACCATCTTGGGATACAAAAG GTCGAAGTCAAACCAGTACCCAAACACATCCCTGATCCAGATCGAAGGAGTCAACACTACAGAGGAGGTGACATGGTACAAGGGAAAGAGGATGGCTTACATCTACAAGGCCAAGACCAAGAAGAACGGTAGCCACTACCGCTGCATCTGGGGAAAGGTTACAAGGCCTCATGGTAACAGCGGTGTTGTCCGTGCCAAATTCACTTCCAACTTGCCTCCTAAGTCCATG GGAATGAGGGTGAGAGTCTTCATGTATCCGAGTAACATTTGA
- the LOC108842452 gene encoding DNAJ protein JJJ1 homolog — protein sequence MASSSRSEKRCLYEILDVSKESSPEEIRSSYRRLALQRHPDKLIKAGGISEADATAQFQELVHAYEVLSDPKERAWYDSHRSQILFADQGSAGGSKSGGMPGGSVPDLFAFFSTTVYSGYSDTGKGFYKVYFEVFNSVYLNEIKFARTLGLSIDSVREAPIMGNLESPYSQVTAFYNYWLGFSTVMDFCWVDEYDVMAGPNRRMRRKMEEENKKVRKKAKREYNETVRGLAAFVKKRDKRVVDMMVKKGAEMELKKAEERERKKKMEKERLERAMNYEEPDWAKAQDEEEEEVEEDGGGDDGKKKSEQLYCIVCSKKFKSEKQWKNHEQSKKHKEKVAELRETFSDVEEEEEEIDEIPETVEELEGLNMEDEGEEEVVGEADETDDEYYMAEEDVKESSEDEDEDDEMSLLKKMVQKNKRKNVVSREEDEVQVEIESDSEFDNQKSTTGRNRKSKKERNKRNAGKDTTEVQIPGDDGNNSDENVNATDSASGAVEESQKEEADPMEYDNRKSTGRRRRSKKGKDIKSSEADDTTQKATEETRSETFENQSEYIEHKKAPRSKKSTRGMKFKGTSKKGSSNECDRCGEEFESRTKLFKHIADTGHATVKSR from the exons ATGGCGTCTTCTTCTCGGTCGGAGAAACGATGCCTCTACGAGATTCTCGATGTAAGCAAGGAATCATCGCCGGAAGAGATCCGATCCTCCTACCGGCGTCTGGCTCTCCAGCGTCATCCCGACAAGCTCATCAAGGCCGGCGGAATATCGGAGGCCGACGCCACCGCCCAGTTCCAAGAGCTAGTTCACGCCTACGAGGTTCTATCCGATCCCAAGGAGCGAGCCTGGTATGACTCCCACCGATCTCAGATCCTATTCGCCGACCAAGGCTCCGCCGGCGGCTCAAAATCCGGTGGAATGCCCGGCGGCTCGGTCCCGGATCTATTCGCGTTCTTCTCCACCACCGTGTACTCCGGTTACTCGGACACCGGTAAGGGGTTCTACAAGGTGTACTTCGAGGTGTTCAACAGTGTTTACCTCAACGAGATCAAGTTCGCGAGGACGTTGGGGCTGAGTATTGACTCTGTGAGAGAGGCTCCCATCATGGGGAACCTAGAGAGTCCTTACTCTCAGGTGACGGCGTTTTATAACTACTGGTTGGGGTTCAGCACGGTGATGGATTTCTGCTGGGTGGATGAGTACGATGTGATGGCTGGGCCTAACCggaggatgaggaggaagaTGGAGGAGGAGAATAAGAAGGTGAGAAAGAAGGCGAAGAGAGAGTACAACGAGACGGTGAGGGGGTTGGCTGCGTTTGTGAAGAAGAGGGATAAGAGAGTGGTGGATATGATGGTGAAGAAAGGTGCGGAGATGGAGTTGAAGAAGGCGGAGGagagggagaggaagaagaagatggagaaggaGAGGTTGGAGAGGGCTATGAACTACGAGGAGCCTGATTGGGCGAAGGCGCAGgatgaagaggaggaagaagtgGAAGAggatggtggtggtgatgatggtAAGAAGAAGAGTGAGCAGCTCTATTGCATTGTTTGTAGCAAGAAGTTCAAAAGTGAGAAGCAGTGGAAAAACCATGAGCAGTCGAAGAAGCATAAAGAGAAAGTGGCTGAGTTGAGAGAGACGTTCAGTGAtgtagaagaggaggaggaggagattgaTGAGATTCCGGAAACTGTAGAGGAGCTCGAGGGGTTAAATATGGAAGACGAAGGAGAAGAGGAAGTTGTAGGCGAAGCTGATGAAACTGATGATGAGTATTATATggcagaggaagatgtgaaagAATCTAgtgaggatgaggatgaggatgacGAGATGAGTCTGCTCAAGAAAATGGTACAAAAGAATAAGAGAAAGAACGTTGTgtcaagagaagaagatgaagttcAAGTCGAGATTGAGAGCGACAGCGAATTTGATAACCAGAAAAGCACAACAGGTAGGAACAGAAAAAGTAAGAAGGAGAGGAACAAACGGAATGCTGGAAAAGACACGACAGAAGTACAGATACCTGGGGACGATGGTAATAATTCAGATGAAAATGTGAATGCAACGGACTCGGCTTCTGGAGCAGTTGAGGAGTCTCAGAAGGAGGAGGCAGATCCAATGGAGTATGATAACAGGAAGAGCACAGGGAGGAGGCGGAGAAGTAAGAAGGGtaaggatattaaaagcagtgAAGCTGATGATACTACTCAAAAAGCCACTGAAGAGACTCGTTCAGAAACGTTTGAGAATCAAAGCGAATATATAGAACACAAGAAGGCTCCAAGATCAAAGAAATCAACCAGAGGAATGAAGTTCAAG GGCACATCGAAGAAAGGCAGTAGTAACGAATGCGACAGATGCGGAGAGGAGTTTGAGTCGAG GACAAAACTATTCAAGCATATAGCTGATACAGGTCATGCGACGGTGAAATCCCGTTGA
- the LOC108842453 gene encoding S-adenosylmethionine carrier 1, chloroplastic/mitochondrial produces MASKGSDSNHEQPPPPPPSYRKSIGIKSTQDRFFVWREFVWGGVAGAFGEGMMHPVDTLKTRLQCQIIMDATQRQKSIPQMLRTVWVGDGFKGFYRGIAPGVTGSLTTGATYFGVIESTKKWIEESHPNLGGHWVHFLAGAIGDTLGSFVYVPCEVIKQRMQIQGTSSSWSSLISRNSVPVKPRGDMYGYYTGMFHAGCSIWKEQGPRGLYAGYWSTLARDVPFAGLMVMSYEALKDLTDEGKKKFPQFGVNSSIEGLVLGGLAGGLSAYLTTPLDVVKTRLQVQGTTIKYKGWSDAVGQIWRKEGREGFFRGSVPRVMWYLPASALTFMAVEFLRESFREKEVKITMLSPN; encoded by the exons ATGGCGAGCAAGGGCTCGGATTCAAATCACGAgcaacctcctcctcctcctccgagtTACCGTAAGAGTATCGGAATCAAATCCACTCAGGATCGTTTCTTCG TGTGGAGAGAGTTCGTATGGGGAGGTGTAGCTGGAGCATTTGGAGAAGGAATGATGCATCCCGTAGATACTCTCAAAACTCGGCTTCAGTGTCAGATCATCATGGATGCGACTCAG AGGCAAAAGAGCATTCCACAAATGCTAAGGACTGTTTGGGTTGGTGATGGATTTAAAG GCTTTTACAGGGGAATTGCTCCTGGAGTCACTGGATCTCTTACCACTGGAGCAACCTACTTTGGTGTTATTGAGTCCACAAAGAAATGGATTGAAGAGTCTCATCCCAACTTAGGAGGTCACTGGGTACATTTTTTAGCTGGAGCTATTG GTGATACACTTGGTTCTTTCGTCTATGTTCCTTGCGAAGTAATAAAGCAGCGGATGCAAATTCAAGGCACTAGTAGCTCCTGGAGCTCTCTTATTTCAAGGAACAGCGTTCCAGTTAAACCAAGAGGTGACATGTATGGTTACTATACTGGAATGTTCCACGCTGGATGCTCAATATGGAAAGAGCAAGGGCCAAGAGGACTGTATGCTGG ATATTGGTCTACACTAGCAAGGGATGTACCTTTTGCTGGCCTTATG GTAATGTCTTATGAAGCATTAAAGGATCTAACAGATGAAGGGAAGAAAAAGTTTCCACAATTTGGAGTTAACAGTTCTATCGAGGGGCTCGTATTGGGAGGATTAGCTGGTG GACTAAGCGCGTATCTCACAACTCCACTGGATGTTGTAAAAACAAGATTACAAGTGCAAGGAACAACGATCAA GTACAAGGGGTGGTCGGATGCAGTAGGGCAGATATGGAGGAAGGAAGGTCGAGAGGGCTTTTTCAGGGGAAGCGTCCCAAGGGTCATGTGGTATCTTCCAGCCTCAGCACTCACCTTCATGGCCGTTGAGTTCCTTAGAGAGAGCTTCAGAGAGAAAGAGGTAAAAATAACAATGTTGTCTCCAAATTGA